A single window of Streptomyces sp. NBC_00464 DNA harbors:
- a CDS encoding phosphatidylglycerol lysyltransferase domain-containing protein, translated as MSVTLDGDKSGLVPKGVRKFAYGPRPETVPALVGTACAAVGLIDVAAGVFPRFRHSRMHTLAEVLPGALGPFAAALALSAGVLLLLLAHGLKRHKRRAWRAAVVLLPAGAVAQFVYRHSVLGAVVSLTLCYLLVRHRSEFAALPDPRSRWRALANFVLLGAGSLGLGLVIVSVHPGRLVGNPSIADRLQHVLYGLFGFEGPVDYAGDTSWTVGCSLGALGLLTAVTTIYLAFRPEHPAARLTEDDEARLRGLLERHGGRDSLGHFALRRDKAVVFSPSGKAAVCYRVVSGVMLASGDPIGDVEAWPGAIERFMDEARAHSWTPAVMGCSETGGEVWTRETGLDALELGDEAVVDVADFSLAGRAMRNVRQMVKRIERGGYETRVRRVADIGETELARIRRAAADWRGTDNERGFSMALGRIGDGADRDCFVATAHQAEERDADSPYGDLKAVLHFVPWGTDGMSLDLMRRDRAADPGMNELLIVASLEAAPRLGITRVSLNFAMFRSALARGEKLGAGPVLRVWRGLLVFLSRWFQIESLYKFNAKFRPRWEPRFVVYRTARDLPRISLAAMQAEGFVSFALPRPLARRLRAGGPRPCAHIRASTGEQGIRPA; from the coding sequence ATGTCTGTCACGCTAGATGGGGATAAATCGGGATTGGTTCCGAAGGGCGTACGCAAGTTCGCATACGGACCGCGACCCGAGACCGTGCCGGCCCTCGTCGGCACCGCCTGCGCCGCCGTCGGCCTGATCGACGTCGCCGCGGGCGTCTTCCCGCGCTTCCGGCACAGCCGGATGCACACCCTCGCCGAGGTGCTCCCCGGAGCCCTCGGCCCCTTCGCCGCCGCGCTCGCACTGAGCGCCGGCGTCCTGCTGCTGCTCCTGGCCCACGGCCTGAAGCGGCACAAGCGACGGGCCTGGCGGGCCGCAGTCGTCCTGCTCCCGGCCGGTGCGGTGGCCCAGTTCGTCTACCGGCACTCGGTCCTGGGCGCCGTCGTATCGCTGACGCTCTGCTACCTGCTGGTACGCCACCGGAGTGAATTCGCCGCGCTCCCCGACCCGCGCAGCCGTTGGAGGGCACTGGCCAACTTCGTCCTGCTCGGCGCGGGTTCGCTCGGCCTCGGCCTGGTCATCGTCAGCGTCCACCCGGGCCGCCTGGTCGGGAACCCCAGCATCGCCGACCGGCTCCAGCACGTGCTGTACGGACTGTTCGGCTTCGAGGGCCCGGTCGACTACGCCGGCGACACCTCCTGGACCGTGGGCTGCTCGCTGGGCGCGCTAGGGCTGCTGACCGCCGTCACCACGATCTACCTCGCGTTCCGCCCCGAGCACCCGGCCGCCCGTCTCACCGAGGACGACGAGGCGCGGCTGCGCGGCCTGCTGGAGCGGCACGGCGGCCGCGACTCGCTGGGCCACTTCGCGCTGCGCCGCGACAAGGCCGTGGTCTTCTCGCCCAGCGGCAAGGCTGCCGTCTGCTACCGCGTGGTGTCCGGGGTGATGCTGGCCAGCGGCGACCCGATCGGCGACGTGGAGGCCTGGCCCGGCGCCATCGAACGCTTCATGGACGAGGCCAGGGCGCACTCCTGGACCCCCGCCGTGATGGGTTGCAGCGAGACCGGCGGCGAGGTCTGGACCCGCGAGACCGGACTCGACGCCCTGGAACTCGGCGACGAGGCGGTGGTGGATGTCGCGGATTTCTCGCTCGCCGGACGCGCGATGCGCAACGTGCGCCAGATGGTGAAACGCATTGAGCGCGGCGGGTACGAGACGCGGGTCCGGCGCGTGGCGGACATCGGCGAGACCGAACTGGCCCGCATCCGGCGAGCCGCCGCCGACTGGCGCGGCACGGACAACGAGCGCGGCTTCTCCATGGCGCTCGGCCGGATCGGCGACGGCGCCGACCGCGACTGCTTCGTCGCCACCGCCCACCAGGCCGAGGAGCGGGACGCCGACTCCCCGTACGGCGATCTGAAGGCCGTCCTCCACTTCGTCCCGTGGGGCACCGACGGGATGTCCCTGGACCTGATGCGCCGCGACCGCGCCGCCGACCCGGGCATGAACGAGCTGCTGATCGTCGCCTCCCTGGAGGCCGCGCCCCGGCTCGGCATCACCCGCGTCTCGCTGAATTTCGCGATGTTCCGCTCCGCCCTGGCCCGCGGCGAGAAGCTGGGTGCCGGGCCGGTGCTGCGGGTCTGGCGCGGGCTGCTGGTCTTCCTTTCGCGCTGGTTCCAGATCGAGTCCCTGTACAAGTTCAACGCCAAGTTCCGGCCGCGCTGGGAGCCCCGGTTCGTGGTCTACCGCACCGCCCGCGACCTGCCCCGGATCTCGCTGGCCGCCATGCAGGCCGAGGGCTTCGTGAGCTTCGCCCTCCCCCGCC
- a CDS encoding alpha/beta hydrolase, which yields MGLTGNAVLILAIVLAVALFAVTVWFWPRLARRSVSAVFGRVGLLLATQVAVFVSVGLMANNSFLFYGSWADLFGQKQELGVVTDHAQGTLAAKNIVRVGTQRPDVPGGSRPALAGRIDKVVIAGRHSGIETSAYVYLPPEYFQEAYARRKFPAVVVLTGYPGTSENLIKGLAYPKTSLERVRAGRSQPMILVMLRPTLAPPRDTECVDIKGGPKTETFFADDLPRAISAGYRVGRHARNWGIIGNSTGGYCALKIGLHHPARYTASAGLSAYYEAAEDPTTGDLFHGDQGERERADLLWSLDHLPQPDSSFLVTTSRTGESNYADTRKFVAKVKRPAQVSSIVLDSGGHNFNTWRREIPATLDWMSSRLSEN from the coding sequence ATGGGCCTTACCGGTAACGCAGTTCTGATCCTGGCGATCGTGCTTGCCGTCGCGCTGTTCGCCGTCACGGTCTGGTTCTGGCCGAGGCTCGCCCGGCGCAGCGTCTCCGCGGTGTTCGGCAGGGTGGGTCTGCTGCTGGCCACCCAGGTGGCGGTCTTCGTCTCCGTCGGCCTGATGGCCAACAACTCGTTCCTCTTCTACGGCTCCTGGGCCGACCTGTTCGGCCAGAAGCAGGAGCTGGGCGTGGTGACCGACCACGCCCAGGGGACCCTGGCGGCGAAGAACATCGTCCGGGTGGGGACGCAGCGGCCCGACGTGCCGGGAGGCTCGCGGCCCGCCCTGGCCGGCCGGATCGACAAGGTCGTGATCGCGGGGCGGCACTCGGGGATAGAGACCTCGGCGTACGTATACCTGCCGCCGGAGTACTTCCAGGAGGCGTACGCCCGCCGGAAGTTCCCCGCGGTCGTGGTGCTCACCGGATACCCGGGCACCTCGGAGAACCTCATCAAGGGGCTCGCCTACCCCAAGACGTCGCTCGAACGGGTGCGGGCGGGCCGCTCCCAGCCGATGATCCTGGTGATGCTGCGACCGACCCTGGCCCCGCCGCGGGACACCGAGTGCGTGGACATAAAGGGTGGTCCGAAGACCGAGACGTTCTTCGCCGACGACCTGCCACGCGCGATCTCGGCCGGCTACCGGGTCGGGCGGCACGCCCGCAACTGGGGCATCATCGGCAACTCGACCGGTGGCTACTGCGCCCTGAAGATCGGCCTGCACCATCCGGCGCGCTACACGGCGAGCGCGGGACTCTCCGCGTACTACGAGGCGGCCGAGGACCCGACGACCGGTGACCTCTTCCACGGTGACCAGGGGGAGCGGGAACGTGCCGACCTGCTGTGGTCCCTGGACCACCTTCCGCAGCCGGACTCGTCCTTCCTGGTGACGACGTCACGCACGGGAGAGTCGAACTACGCCGACACACGGAAGTTCGTGGCCAAGGTGAAGCGGCCCGCCCAGGTCTCGTCGATCGTGCTCGACAGCGGCGGGCACAACTTCAACACCTGGCGCCGGGAGATCCCCGCGACCCTGGACTGGATGAGCAGCCGGCTCAGCGAGAACTGA
- a CDS encoding betaine/proline/choline family ABC transporter ATP-binding protein (Members of the family are the ATP-binding subunit of ABC transporters for substrates such as betaine, L-proline or other amino acids, choline, carnitine, etc. The substrate specificity is best determined from the substrate-binding subunit, rather than this subunit, as it interacts with the permease subunit and not with substrate directly.) translates to MIRFEHVTKRYADGTTAVDDLSFEVAEGELVTLVGPSGCGKTTTMKMVNRLIEPSEGRIFLDGDDISTIDPVRLRRRIGYVIQQVGLFPHRTVLENTATVPHLLGWKRGKGRARAAELLDLVGLDPSVYGDRYPEQLSGGQRQRVGVARALAADPPVLLMDEPFGAVDPVVRERLQNEFLRLQAQVRKTVLFVTHDIEEAVRLGDRIAVYGQGSIEQFDSPATVLGAPANDYVADFVGADRGLKRLSVTPVEESDLDRPPVVHLDDPLDRATERLRADGARWAVVLDGDGKLHGWIPAGDALTGAKGTVREHARRMEAWLPVGAPLKQAFATMLQHDAGWIAVIDEQSEGRFLGVLTPARLHEALRRSINADDRAVPRAEVAVESVAGVAGVAKTAGE, encoded by the coding sequence ATGATCCGTTTCGAGCACGTCACCAAGCGGTATGCGGACGGCACCACCGCCGTCGACGACCTTTCCTTCGAGGTCGCCGAAGGTGAACTCGTCACGCTCGTCGGACCGTCGGGCTGCGGCAAGACGACCACCATGAAGATGGTGAACCGGCTGATCGAACCGAGCGAGGGCCGGATATTCCTCGACGGGGACGACATATCCACCATCGATCCGGTCCGACTCCGGCGCCGTATCGGCTATGTGATCCAGCAGGTCGGCCTGTTTCCGCACCGGACGGTGCTGGAGAACACCGCGACCGTCCCCCATCTCCTCGGCTGGAAACGCGGAAAGGGCCGTGCCCGCGCCGCGGAACTCCTCGATCTGGTCGGACTCGATCCTTCCGTTTATGGCGACCGATATCCGGAACAGCTGTCCGGCGGTCAGCGCCAACGCGTGGGCGTGGCCAGGGCCTTGGCCGCGGATCCGCCGGTACTGCTGATGGACGAGCCTTTCGGCGCGGTCGACCCGGTGGTCAGGGAACGGCTGCAGAACGAATTCCTGCGGCTCCAGGCCCAGGTCCGCAAAACCGTGCTGTTCGTCACGCACGACATCGAGGAGGCGGTCCGGCTCGGCGACCGTATCGCCGTCTACGGACAGGGCTCGATCGAGCAGTTCGACTCACCGGCCACCGTGCTCGGCGCCCCCGCCAACGACTACGTCGCCGACTTCGTCGGCGCGGACCGCGGGCTCAAGCGGCTCTCGGTCACCCCCGTCGAGGAGAGCGACCTCGACCGGCCGCCGGTCGTCCACCTCGACGACCCGCTGGACAGGGCGACCGAGCGGCTGCGCGCGGACGGGGCGCGCTGGGCCGTGGTGCTGGACGGCGACGGCAAGCTTCACGGCTGGATCCCGGCCGGTGACGCACTCACCGGCGCCAAGGGCACGGTCCGCGAGCACGCCCGCCGGATGGAGGCCTGGCTGCCCGTCGGCGCACCGCTCAAGCAGGCGTTCGCCACCATGCTCCAGCACGACGCCGGCTGGATCGCGGTCATCGACGAGCAGAGCGAGGGCCGGTTCCTGGGCGTGCTCACCCCGGCCCGCCTCCACGAGGCGCTGCGCCGCTCCATCAACGCGGACGACCGGGCCGTACCGCGCGCCGAGGTGGCCGTGGAGAGCGTGGCGGGCGTCGCGGGCGTCGCGAAGACCGCGGGGGAGTGA
- a CDS encoding ABC transporter permease — protein sequence MAGQNCLVTNDWICGEYLRSRSQELTDATVQHIWITAVSVAIGVAVAFPLALLARRGRHFAGPVLGLTTVLYTVPSLAMFSLLLPLFGLSAALVVTGLVLYSLTILVRNILAGLQAVPQEAKEAARGMGYGPVRLLWEVELPLAMPALMAGIRIATVSTIALTTVGSIVGRGGLGNLIEDALPSFFKAQVLAASVLCVLLAVVADVLLLVVQRLLTPWTRIPATRDAVTAAGPAKAV from the coding sequence ATGGCCGGACAGAACTGCCTGGTGACGAACGACTGGATCTGCGGGGAGTACCTCCGCTCCCGCAGCCAGGAGTTGACCGATGCGACGGTGCAGCACATCTGGATCACCGCGGTATCGGTGGCGATCGGGGTCGCGGTCGCCTTTCCGCTGGCGCTGCTCGCCCGTCGCGGCCGGCACTTCGCCGGACCGGTTCTCGGACTGACGACGGTGCTCTACACGGTGCCTTCGCTCGCGATGTTCTCGCTCCTGCTGCCCCTGTTCGGGCTTTCCGCGGCGCTCGTGGTCACCGGGCTCGTGCTGTATTCGCTGACCATTCTCGTACGGAACATCCTGGCGGGTCTCCAGGCGGTTCCGCAGGAGGCGAAGGAAGCCGCCCGGGGCATGGGATACGGGCCGGTGCGTCTGCTCTGGGAGGTCGAACTCCCCCTTGCGATGCCCGCGTTGATGGCCGGGATACGGATCGCCACGGTGTCCACGATCGCGCTGACCACGGTCGGCTCGATCGTCGGCCGCGGCGGCCTGGGCAATCTCATCGAGGACGCCCTGCCGAGCTTCTTCAAGGCCCAGGTGCTGGCCGCCTCGGTGCTCTGTGTGCTGCTCGCGGTGGTCGCGGACGTGCTGCTGCTCGTCGTGCAGCGGCTGCTGACCCCGTGGACCCGAATACCGGCCACCCGCGATGCCGTGACCGCGGCCGGCCCGGCGAAGGCGGTCTGA
- a CDS encoding ABC transporter permease, translating to MGVLGEAWTWLTTGANWSGESGVAHRLGEHLYVSGVALALSCAIALPIALYLGHIGKGGALAVNISNVGRAIPVFAVLALFMVSPLRNAGYIPTIIALVLFAVPPLLTNAYVGMTEVDRAVAEAARGMGMSGGQLFLRVELPLAYPMIMAGLRSAAVQVVATATIAAMVGQGGLGRIITAGFNTYNTPQVVAGALLVAVLALLVEAVLVGIDRLLSPLRRRRTA from the coding sequence ATGGGAGTTCTCGGCGAAGCCTGGACCTGGCTCACCACCGGCGCCAACTGGTCGGGGGAGAGCGGGGTGGCCCACCGGCTCGGTGAGCATCTCTACGTCAGCGGGGTGGCGCTAGCCCTGTCCTGCGCCATCGCGCTGCCCATCGCGCTGTACCTGGGACACATCGGGAAGGGGGGCGCGCTGGCCGTCAACATCTCCAACGTGGGGCGCGCGATCCCGGTCTTCGCGGTGCTGGCCCTCTTCATGGTCTCGCCCCTGCGCAACGCGGGATACATACCGACGATCATCGCCCTGGTGCTGTTCGCCGTGCCGCCGCTGCTGACCAACGCCTACGTCGGGATGACGGAGGTGGACCGTGCGGTGGCGGAGGCCGCGCGGGGGATGGGCATGTCGGGCGGTCAGCTCTTCCTCCGTGTCGAACTCCCGCTGGCCTACCCGATGATCATGGCCGGGCTGCGTTCGGCCGCGGTACAGGTCGTGGCCACGGCGACGATCGCCGCGATGGTCGGCCAGGGCGGCCTCGGCCGCATCATCACCGCCGGATTCAACACGTACAACACCCCGCAGGTGGTCGCGGGCGCCCTGCTGGTCGCCGTGCTCGCCCTGCTGGTGGAGGCGGTACTGGTCGGCATCGACCGGCTGCTGTCACCGTTGCGCCGCCGCCGGACGGCATGA
- a CDS encoding ABC transporter substrate-binding protein — protein sequence MSRTSRIAGAVIGIVALAGSLAACGGDSLEKDKDGSAASAGDNDSGKKGSLVVGAAAFTESKVLAELYAGVLSDAGYSTSITTVKNRELYEPSLEKGEIDVVPEYAATIAEFLNAKVNGAKAAESEPVASGDTAATVAALEKLATPRGLKVLPAGKAVDQNAFAVTKEFADKNKLKTLSDLGASKIKVKIAAGDECEVRPFCAPGLKKTYGIDVTGIDPKGVGTPQSKQAVKDGKDQLVLTTTTDAVLDTYGLVFLDDDKKLQNADNVLPVLHAKDAGSQDIADALGKLTDALTTQDLAELNRKVDAERAKPADVAREYLESKGLIKK from the coding sequence ATGAGCAGGACCTCGCGCATAGCCGGCGCGGTCATCGGCATCGTCGCGCTCGCGGGCTCGCTCGCCGCATGCGGTGGCGACAGCCTGGAGAAGGACAAGGACGGATCCGCCGCGTCCGCCGGGGACAACGACTCGGGGAAGAAGGGCTCACTGGTCGTCGGTGCCGCCGCCTTCACCGAGTCCAAGGTGCTCGCGGAGCTGTACGCCGGTGTGCTGTCCGACGCCGGATACAGCACGTCGATCACCACGGTGAAGAACCGCGAACTCTACGAACCCTCGCTGGAGAAGGGCGAGATCGACGTCGTCCCGGAATACGCGGCGACGATCGCGGAATTCCTCAACGCCAAGGTGAACGGGGCGAAGGCGGCCGAGTCCGAGCCGGTTGCCTCGGGCGACACCGCGGCCACCGTCGCCGCTCTGGAGAAGCTCGCGACTCCGCGCGGACTGAAGGTGCTGCCGGCCGGCAAGGCCGTCGACCAGAACGCCTTCGCGGTCACCAAGGAATTCGCCGACAAGAACAAGCTCAAGACCCTTTCGGATCTCGGCGCCTCCAAGATCAAGGTGAAGATCGCGGCGGGTGACGAGTGCGAGGTGCGGCCGTTCTGCGCACCCGGCCTGAAGAAGACGTACGGCATCGACGTCACCGGCATCGACCCCAAGGGGGTCGGCACCCCGCAGTCCAAGCAGGCGGTCAAGGACGGCAAGGACCAGCTGGTCCTCACCACCACGACGGACGCGGTGCTGGACACCTACGGCCTGGTCTTCCTGGATGACGACAAGAAGCTCCAGAACGCGGACAACGTGCTGCCCGTCCTCCATGCGAAGGACGCCGGTTCCCAGGACATCGCCGACGCACTCGGCAAGCTCACCGACGCACTCACCACGCAGGATCTGGCGGAGCTGAACCGCAAGGTCGACGCCGAGCGTGCCAAGCCCGCCGATGTCGCCAGGGAATACCTGGAGTCGAAAGGTCTGATCAAGAAGTAG
- a CDS encoding NADH-quinone oxidoreductase subunit D: MTETTVGIGGAAESTDMVLNIGPQHPSTHGVLRLRIVLDGERIQHAEPVIGYMHRGAEKLFEARDYRQIVMLANRHDWLSAFSNELGVVMAVERMLAMEVPERAVWTRTLLAELNRVLNHLMFLGSYPLELGGITPVFYAFREREELQAVMEEVSGGRMHYMFNRVGGLKEDLPAGWLGRARDAVASVRSRMDVYDKLVLGNEIFRGRTRGVGVLSAEAVHAYGVSGPIARASGVDFDLRRDEPYLAYGELQDTLKVVTRTEGDCLARFECLLDQTHNALDLADACLDRMADLAPGPINQRLPKVLKAPEGHTYAWTENPLGVNGYYLVSKGEKTPYRLKLRSASFNNIQALTELLPGTLVADMVAILGSLFFVVGDIDK; the protein is encoded by the coding sequence ATGACGGAGACGACAGTCGGCATCGGCGGCGCGGCGGAGAGCACCGACATGGTGCTCAACATCGGCCCCCAGCACCCCTCCACCCACGGCGTGCTCCGTCTGCGCATCGTCCTGGACGGCGAACGCATCCAGCACGCCGAACCGGTCATCGGCTATATGCACCGCGGCGCGGAGAAGCTCTTCGAGGCCCGCGACTACCGGCAGATCGTGATGCTCGCCAACCGCCACGACTGGCTGTCGGCGTTCTCCAACGAGCTGGGCGTCGTGATGGCCGTCGAGCGGATGCTCGCCATGGAGGTGCCGGAGCGCGCGGTCTGGACGCGCACCCTGCTCGCCGAGCTGAACCGGGTCCTCAACCACCTGATGTTCCTCGGTTCGTACCCGCTGGAACTCGGCGGGATCACCCCGGTGTTCTACGCGTTCCGGGAGCGCGAGGAGCTCCAGGCCGTAATGGAGGAGGTCTCCGGCGGCCGGATGCACTACATGTTCAACCGGGTCGGCGGCCTCAAGGAGGACCTCCCGGCGGGCTGGCTCGGCCGCGCCCGGGACGCCGTCGCCTCGGTCCGCTCCCGGATGGACGTCTACGACAAGCTGGTGCTGGGCAACGAGATCTTCCGGGGCCGTACCCGCGGGGTGGGGGTGCTGTCGGCCGAGGCGGTGCACGCCTACGGGGTGTCCGGGCCGATCGCCCGCGCCTCGGGCGTCGACTTCGACCTGCGGCGCGACGAGCCGTATCTCGCGTACGGGGAGCTCCAGGACACCCTGAAGGTCGTCACCCGTACCGAGGGCGACTGCCTGGCCCGGTTCGAGTGCCTGCTGGACCAGACGCACAACGCCCTGGACCTGGCGGACGCCTGCCTGGACCGGATGGCCGATCTGGCGCCCGGTCCGATCAACCAGCGGCTGCCCAAGGTGCTGAAGGCCCCCGAGGGCCACACCTACGCCTGGACCGAGAACCCGCTCGGCGTCAACGGCTACTACCTGGTGTCCAAGGGCGAGAAGACCCCGTACCGGCTGAAGCTCCGCTCCGCCTCGTTCAACAACATCCAGGCGCTCACCGAGCTGCTGCCGGGCACGCTCGTCGCCGACATGGTGGCGATTCTCGGTTCGCTGTTCTTCGTCGTCGGCGACATCGACAAGTAA
- a CDS encoding SAM-dependent methyltransferase, with product MTDEWRGWQEAAEAALYGDEGFYRSPEGPAGHFRTSVHASPLFAAAVARLLVRTAAELGTSDVDLVDLGAGRGELLTGVLAALPAEGGDGLTVRAYAVELAARPPGLDPRVEWCAEPPQGVRGLLFANEWLDNVPVPVAETDADGVERYVLVRTADGAERPGEPVSGADARWLHRWWPSAGPGSRAEIGRPRDEAWAGAVSTLTAGLAVAVDYCHVREERPPFGTLTGFRAGREVRPVPDGSCDLTSHVALDACAAAGGPGAEIRSQREALRQLGVSGERPPLSLASGDPAGYVRALASAGQAAELTARGGLGDFGWLTQRVPGPSPSGPSGD from the coding sequence GTGACGGATGAGTGGCGTGGGTGGCAGGAGGCGGCCGAGGCCGCTTTGTACGGGGACGAGGGGTTTTACCGGAGCCCCGAAGGGCCTGCGGGGCATTTCCGTACCTCGGTGCACGCCTCCCCGCTGTTCGCCGCGGCCGTCGCCCGGCTGCTGGTCAGGACGGCCGCGGAACTGGGGACCTCGGATGTGGACCTGGTGGATCTGGGGGCGGGGCGCGGAGAGCTGTTGACGGGGGTGCTCGCCGCGCTGCCTGCCGAGGGCGGGGACGGCCTCACGGTACGGGCGTACGCCGTCGAGCTCGCCGCCCGCCCGCCCGGTCTGGACCCGCGGGTGGAGTGGTGCGCCGAGCCGCCGCAGGGGGTGCGCGGGCTGCTGTTCGCCAACGAGTGGCTGGACAACGTGCCGGTGCCGGTCGCCGAGACGGATGCGGACGGCGTCGAGCGGTACGTCCTGGTGCGGACGGCGGACGGCGCGGAGCGGCCGGGTGAACCGGTGAGCGGGGCGGACGCGCGATGGCTGCACCGCTGGTGGCCGTCGGCGGGGCCGGGCAGCAGGGCCGAGATCGGCCGCCCGCGCGACGAGGCGTGGGCGGGCGCGGTGTCCACGCTGACCGCCGGGCTCGCGGTGGCGGTGGACTACTGCCACGTACGGGAGGAGCGGCCGCCGTTCGGCACGCTGACCGGTTTCCGGGCGGGGCGGGAGGTGCGCCCGGTGCCGGACGGCAGCTGCGACCTCACCTCGCACGTGGCCCTGGACGCGTGCGCGGCGGCGGGCGGCCCGGGTGCGGAGATCCGCAGCCAGCGGGAGGCGCTGCGGCAGCTGGGCGTCAGTGGTGAACGCCCGCCGCTGTCCCTGGCGTCGGGCGACCCGGCGGGATACGTGCGCGCCCTGGCGTCCGCGGGCCAGGCGGCGGAGCTCACGGCCCGGGGCGGCCTGGGCGACTTCGGCTGGCTGACGCAACGGGTCCCGGGCCCGTCCCCGTCCGGCCCCTCCGGCGATTGA
- a CDS encoding sensor histidine kinase, translating to MQRLYDFIRRHPTGVDSFWAVFLLGISGMTIVVGGDADGGRVQRIAIVPIVIGLCTVVALRRRAPEKMLLLAIAMGVAQLVIGVRPTLANFAMLVITFTVATVGERWASRLSLACSLCAAGVSQLRWPEQEGAPRGWAESVFLVVVMTVPFVLAWVLGDSMRTRRAYFDQLEERAARLEREREAQSKVAVAAERARIARELHDVVAHNVSVMVVQADGAAYVMDAAPDQARQALETISSTGRQALAEMRRLLGVLRTGDTPETGEYVPQPDVDQIEDLIEHVRAAGLAVDFKIEGTPRSLPSGVELTAYRIVQEALTNTRKHGGPNAGASVRLVYFDDGLGLLVEDDGRGAAHELYEDGGADGAGHGMIGMRERVGMVGGTLDAGPRPGGGFRISALLPLKAAN from the coding sequence GTGCAGCGCCTCTACGATTTCATCCGCAGACACCCGACGGGCGTCGACAGCTTCTGGGCCGTCTTCCTCCTCGGGATCTCCGGCATGACGATCGTGGTCGGCGGGGACGCGGACGGTGGCCGGGTACAGCGCATCGCCATAGTGCCGATCGTCATCGGCCTCTGCACCGTCGTCGCGCTGCGCCGGCGCGCACCCGAGAAGATGCTGCTGCTCGCCATCGCGATGGGCGTGGCCCAGCTGGTGATCGGGGTCAGACCCACCCTCGCGAACTTCGCCATGCTGGTGATCACCTTCACCGTGGCCACCGTCGGCGAACGCTGGGCGTCCCGGCTCTCCCTGGCCTGCAGCCTGTGCGCGGCGGGTGTCTCCCAGCTCCGCTGGCCGGAGCAGGAGGGGGCGCCGCGCGGCTGGGCGGAGTCGGTGTTCCTGGTCGTCGTGATGACGGTGCCGTTCGTCCTGGCCTGGGTGCTCGGTGACTCGATGCGGACCCGGCGGGCCTACTTCGACCAGCTGGAGGAGCGCGCCGCCCGGCTGGAGCGGGAGCGCGAGGCGCAGTCGAAGGTCGCGGTGGCGGCCGAGCGGGCCCGTATCGCCCGCGAACTCCACGACGTCGTCGCGCACAACGTATCCGTGATGGTGGTGCAGGCGGACGGTGCCGCCTATGTGATGGACGCGGCCCCCGACCAGGCCCGGCAGGCACTGGAGACGATCTCCAGCACCGGCCGGCAGGCGCTCGCGGAGATGCGGCGACTGCTGGGCGTGCTGCGCACGGGGGACACCCCGGAGACGGGGGAGTACGTCCCGCAGCCCGACGTCGACCAGATCGAGGACCTGATCGAGCACGTCAGGGCGGCCGGTCTGGCCGTCGACTTCAAGATCGAGGGCACCCCGCGCTCGCTGCCCAGCGGCGTCGAGCTGACGGCGTACCGCATCGTGCAGGAAGCCCTGACCAACACCCGCAAGCACGGCGGTCCGAACGCCGGGGCCAGCGTGCGACTGGTCTACTTCGACGACGGTCTCGGCCTGCTGGTGGAGGACGACGGCCGGGGTGCGGCGCACGAGCTGTACGAGGACGGCGGCGCCGACGGCGCGGGCCACGGCATGATCGGCATGCGCGAACGGGTCGGCATGGTCGGCGGCACGCTCGACGCCGGACCGCGCCCCGGCGGCGGATTCCGGATCAGCGCGCTGCTGCCGCTCAAGGCCGCGAACTAG
- a CDS encoding response regulator transcription factor, with product MAIRVMLVDDQALLRTGFRMVLAAQPDMEVVAEAGDGAEAIENLRSTAVDVVLMDVRMPRLDGVEATRRICAQPDAPKVLILTTFDLDEYAFSGLKAGASGFMLKDVPPGELLAAIRSVHSGDAVVAPSTTRRLLDRFSSMLPSGTSEPQHKDVAKLTEREREVMLLVAQGLSNGEIAGRLVLSEATVKTHVGRILTKLRLRDRVQVVVLAYETGLVRAGGGAG from the coding sequence ATGGCGATCCGCGTGATGCTCGTCGACGACCAGGCGCTGCTGCGCACCGGCTTCCGGATGGTGCTCGCCGCGCAGCCGGACATGGAGGTCGTCGCCGAGGCCGGCGACGGCGCGGAGGCGATCGAGAACCTCCGCTCCACCGCTGTCGACGTGGTGCTGATGGACGTACGCATGCCCCGGCTGGACGGCGTCGAGGCCACCCGCCGCATCTGCGCGCAGCCCGATGCGCCCAAGGTGCTCATCCTGACGACGTTCGACCTCGACGAGTACGCCTTCTCGGGGCTGAAGGCGGGGGCCAGCGGCTTCATGCTGAAGGACGTGCCGCCGGGCGAACTGCTCGCCGCGATCCGTTCCGTGCACAGCGGCGACGCCGTCGTCGCCCCGTCCACCACCCGCCGGCTGCTCGACCGCTTCTCCTCGATGCTGCCCAGCGGCACGTCCGAGCCCCAGCACAAGGACGTCGCCAAGCTCACCGAACGCGAACGCGAGGTGATGCTCCTGGTGGCCCAGGGCCTGTCGAACGGCGAGATCGCTGGGCGTCTGGTGCTCTCCGAGGCGACGGTGAAGACGCACGTCGGCCGCATCCTGACCAAGCTGCGCCTGCGTGACCGGGTGCAGGTCGTCGTGCTCGCGTACGAGACCGGGCTGGTGCGCGCCGGGGGCGGGGCGGGCTGA